The following coding sequences are from one Coffea arabica cultivar ET-39 chromosome 11e, Coffea Arabica ET-39 HiFi, whole genome shotgun sequence window:
- the LOC113722085 gene encoding uncharacterized protein, with translation MADTDSSGGAGPSQPAPIDIPTEIPTEVPEVPEVPTDAPTDASVVEPYLVGPVCRVITYQEVPGGPVQRWSPARKIRRCDCWKTYSYPDRVVLAIDDDRRRLGSTNRRCFAEIERLQATLRDQGARIRELEAAVLAEQQQSDAYRDQAHAVTGRLMHIVGHIRDRTDHILTECEALVEDVMQDLAEEGQAPVAPAAPGGPEEDPEEDPEEDMEEEPSASSESVGSASSQTTC, from the coding sequence ATGGCAGACACTGACTCTTCTGGGGGTGCTGGACCGTCCCAGCCTGCACCTATTGACATACCGACCGAGATACCTACTGAGGTGCCTGAGGTGCCTGAGGTGCCTACTGACGCACCTACTGACGCTTCCGTGGTCGAGCCATATCTAGTGGGCCCTGTATGTCGCGTGATCACATACCAGGAGGTTCCCGGCGGGCCAGTGCAGCGGTGGTCCCCAGCGCGCAAGATCCGGCGCTGCGATTGCTGGAAGACCTACTCTTACCCTGACCGAGTAGTGCTTGCTATAGATGACGATCGGAGACGATTGGGTAGCACCAATCGTAGGTGCTTTGCGGAGATAGAGCGTCTCCAGGCTACTCTCCGAGATCAGGGAGCTCGGATACGCGAGTTGGAGGCCGCAGTTCTGGCGGAGCAGCAGCAGTCTGATGCTTACCGTGATCAGGCTCATGCGGTGACTGGACGTTTGATGCACATAGTTGGACACATACGAGACCGGACCGACCACATCCTGACTGAGTGCGAGGCACTTGTAGAGGATGTGATGCAGGACTTGGCCGAGGAGGGCCAAGCCCCTGTAGCTCCTGCCGCTCCCGGTGGCcctgaggaggatccagaggaggatcctgaggaggacatGGAGGAGGAGCCGAGCGCGTCCTCGGAGTCAGTTGGGTCGGCGTCTAGCCAGACCACTTGTTAG